The Coffea arabica cultivar ET-39 chromosome 3c, Coffea Arabica ET-39 HiFi, whole genome shotgun sequence genome contains a region encoding:
- the LOC113736024 gene encoding UDP glycosyltransferase 9-like → MAENQKPHLLVLPFPAEGHINPLLNFAKRLIPKRFRITFIIAVDFTKKSAHDTQDSSSSELFNIEYISNGSNEGEEPDSLAGHFRRLHAIMSRDLVKLTEKLNRSDFPPKVLVYDSTLTWALDVAHQMGLLGASFFTQSCAVSTLYYHLQEEKLSAIPDEEHSSVLIPPLPLLQIDELPSFTQVDDKDHTIVKLMVEQFSNVEKANWIFFNSFDKLEYEVANWMARKWSIKTVGPTILKDNKHHGACLVEMKSDACLKWLDERDCSSVVYVSLGSVAVLGEEQMEELARGIAKSDHHFLWMVRDSEECKLPANFESEISEKGLIVNWCPQLEVLAHQALSCFMTHCGWNSMLEALISGVPMIAMPQIVDQFTNAKFVADVWQTGVRVKANDKGIVTREEISMSIKAVTEGDSAKEFRRNAEKWKELAQEAVRQGGSSHNNIDEFVSQVLSV, encoded by the exons ATGGCTGAAAACCAGAAACCCCATCTTCTTGTCTTGCCATTTCCTGCAGAGGGCCACATAAATCCGCTGCTCAACTTCGCCAAACGCTTGATCCCAAAAAGGTTCAGGATAACTTTCATAATTGCAGTTGATTTCACTAAAAAATCAGCTCATGATACACAAGACTCATCATCCTCAGAGCTATTCAATATTGAGTACATTTCTAATGGCTCAAATGAAGGTGAAGAACCTGACAGCTTGGCAGGCCATTTTAGACGGTTACATGCCATAATGTCCAGAGATTTGGTGAAGCTTACGGAGAAACTAAACAGATCTGACTTCCCACCCAAAGTTCTTGTTTATGATTCAACCTTGACATGGGCTTTGGACGTAGCTCATCAGATGGGGTTGCTTGGAGCTTCCTTTTTCACTCAATCCTGTGCTGTTTCTACCTTATATTACCATTTGCAAGAAGAGAAATTGAGCGCTATTCCGGATGAGGAGCATTCATCGGTGCTGATTCCTCCGCTTCCATTGTTGCAGATTGATGAACTTCCTTCGTTTACCCAAGTCGATGACAAGGATCACACCATTGTTAAGTTGATGGTAGAGCAATTCTCTAATGTTGAGAAAGCAAATTGGATATTTTTCAACTCCTTTGATAAGCTGGAATATGAG GTGGCAAATTGGATGGCTAGAAaatggtcgattaagacagttGGACCAACTATTTTGAAGGACAACAAACATCACGGGGCTTGTCTAGTCGAGATGAAGTCAGATGCTTGCCTAAAATGGTTGGACGAAAGAGATTGTAGCTCAGTTGTTTATGTATCATTAGGTAGCGTGGCTGTACTTGGAGAAGAACAAATGGAAGAGCTTGCTAGGGGCATAGCCAAGAGTGACCACCACTTCTTATGGATGGTTAGAGATTCAGAAGAGTGCAAACTTCCAGCCAATTTCGAGTCTGAAATATCAGAAAAAGGTCTAATTGTCAACTGGTGTCCTCAACTTGAAGTTTTGGCACATCAAGCCTTGTCATGTTTCATGACACACTGCGGCTGGAATTCGATGCTTGAAGCACTGATTTCAGGTGTGCCAATGATAGCTATGCCACAGATTGTTGATCAATTCACAAATGCAAAGTTTGTCGCAGATGTATGGCAGACTGGGGTTCGAGTCAAGGCCAATGACAAGGGAATTGTTActagagaagaaatttcaatGTCCATAAAGGCAGTTACTGAGGGCGACAGCGCAAAGGAATTCAGAAGAAATGCTGAGAAGTGGAAGGAACTGGCACAAGAGGCTGTACGCCAAGGTGGAAGTTCTCATAACAACATTGATGAGTTCGTTTCACAAGTTTTAAGCGTCTAG
- the LOC113736065 gene encoding UDP glycosyltransferase 9-like produces MAENQKPHLLVLPFPAEGHINPLLNFAKRLIPKAFMITFIIPVDLTKKSAHNAQDSSSSELFNIEHISDGSNEGEEPDSLAGYFRRLHAIMSRDLVKLIEKLNRSDFPPKVLVYDSTLTWALDVAHQMGLLGASFFTQSCAVSTLYYHLQEEKLSAIPDEEHSSVLIPPLPLLQIDELPSFTQVDDKDHTIVKLVVEQFSNVEKANWIFFNSFDKLEYEVANWMARKWSIKTVGPTILKDNKHHGACLVEMKSDACLKWLDERDCSSVIYVSLGSVAVLGEEQMEELARGIAKSDHHFLWMVRDSEECKLPPNFESEISEKGLIVNWCPQLEVLAHQALSCFMTHCGWNSMLEALISGVPMIAMPQIVDQFTNAKFVADVWQTGVRVKANDKGIVTREEISMSIKAVTEGDSAKEFRRNAEKWKELAQEAVRQGGSSHNNIDEFVSQVLSV; encoded by the exons ATGGCTGAAAACCAGAAACCCCATCTTCTTGTCTTGCCATTTCCTGCAGAGGGCCACATAAATCCGCTGCTCAACTTCGCCAAACGCTTGATCCCAAAAGCGTTCATGATAACTTTTATAATTCCAGTTGATTTAACTAAAAAATCAGCTCACAATGCACAAGACTCATCATCCTCAGAGCTATTCAATATTGAGCACATTTCCGATGGCTCAAATGAAGGTGAAGAACCAGACAGCTTGGCAGGCTATTTCAGACGGTTACATGCCATAATGTCCAGAGATTTGGTGAAGCTTATAGAGAAACTAAACAGATCTGACTTCCCACCCAAAGTTCTTGTCTATGATTCAACCTTGACATGGGCTTTGGACGTAGCTCATCAGATGGGGTTGCTTGGAGCTTCCTTTTTCACTCAATCCTGTGCTGTTTCTACCTTATATTACCATTTGCAAGAAGAGAAATTGAGCGCTATTCCGGATGAGGAGCATTCATCGGTGCTGATTCCTCCGCTTCCATTGCTGCAGATTGATGAACTTCCTTCGTTTACCCAAGTCGATGACAAGGATCACACCATTGTTAAGTTGGTGGTAGAGCAATTCTCTAATGTTGAGAAAGCAAATTGGATATTTTTCAACTCCTTTGATAAGCTGGAATATGAG GTGGCAAATTGGATGGCCAGAAaatggtcgattaagacagttGGACCAACTATTTTGAAGGACAACAAACATCACGGGGCTTGTCTAGTCGAGATGAAGTCAGATGCTTGCCTAAAATGGTTGGACGAAAGAGATTGTAGCTCAGTTATTTATGTATCATTAGGTAGCGTGGCTGTACTTGGAGAAGAACAAATGGAAGAGCTTGCTAGGGGCATAGCCAAGAGTGACCACCACTTCTTATGGATGGTTAGAGATTCAGAAGAGTGCAAACTTCCACCAAATTTCGAGTCTGAAATATCAGAAAAAGGTCTAATTGTCAACTGGTGTCCTCAACTTGAAGTTTTGGCACATCAAGCCTTGTCATGTTTCATGACACACTGCGGCTGGAATTCGATGCTTGAAGCACTGATTTCAGGTGTGCCAATGATAGCTATGCCACAGATTGTTGATCAATTCACAAATGCAAAGTTTGTCGCAGATGTATGGCAGACTGGGGTTCGAGTCAAGGCCAATGACAAGGGAATTGTTActagagaagaaatttcaatGTCCATAAAGGCAGTTACTGAGGGCGACAGCGCAAAGGAATTCAGAAGAAATGCTGAGAAGTGGAAGGAACTGGCACAAGAGGCTGTACGCCAAGGTGGAAGTTCTCATAACAACATTGATGAGTTCGTTTCACAAGTTTTAAGCGTCTAG